The Saccharothrix violaceirubra genome segment TGCGTGGACCGTCGGTCCTCCCGGGCGGGCTGCCCGCGGTGCCGCGGCGGTCGCCGCCGCCGTGACGTGTGCGGACCTCTAGAGTTCCGGTGTGCCGCACGACCCCGCCGACCGGTGGCTGACCATCCCGAACGCGCTCAGCGTGCTCCGGCTGCTCGGCGTACCCCTGTTCCTGTACCTCCTGCTCGGCCCGCGGGCCGACGGGTGGGCGCTGGTCGTGCTGGTCGCGGCCGGGCTGTCGGACTGGCTCGACGGCAAGATCGCCCGCTGGCTCGACCAGATGAGCAGGCTGGGCGCCCTGCTCGACCCGGCGGCCGACCGGCTGTACATCCTGGCCACGCTGGTCGCGTTCGTCGTGCGCGACATCGTGCCGCTGTGGGTGGCGGTGGTGCTGGTCGCGCGCGAGATCGTGGTCGGCGCCTGCCTACCGCTGCTGCGCGTGCGGGGCTATGGTCCGTTCGAGGTGAGCTACCTGGGCAAGGGTGCCACGTTCAACCTGCTCTACGCCTTTCCCCTGCTGCTGCTCGCGCAAGGCGGTTCGACCGCCGCGCTGATCGCCCGGCCGGTCGCGTACGCGTTCATGACCTGGGGCGGCGCGCTGTACCTGTGGTCCGGGCTGCTTTACGTGTACCAGGCGGTACTGGCCCTGCGTCGACGGCCGGGTGTCGCAGCCGGCCGGTAGCCGGCGTGGGAGGATTTCCCCCGAAGATCCACCGGCATCGTTGAAGGAGCGCGCCACGGTGATCCCCGAGGAGCTGAAGTACACCGAGGAACATGAGTGGGTGCTGCGCACAGGTGAGGACACCGTGCGCATCGGCATCACCGATTACGCCCAGACCCAACTCGGCGAAGTCGTGTTCGTCCAGCTCCCGGAACTCGGCGAGCAGCCGGCCGCCGGCCAGACGCTCGGCGAGGTCGAGTCGACCAAGAGCGTGTCGGAGATCTTCGCCCCGCTCGCCGGCGAGGTCGTGGCCCGCAACGACTCGCTGGACCAGGAGCCGGACCTGATCAACTCCGACCCGTACGGCGAGGGGTGGATCGTCGAACTGAGGCTGACCGACCCGGCCGCGGTGGACGACCTGCTCGACGCCGCGGCGTACCAGGAACTGGTGACCACGGCGTGACGTCGATCTTCCGGCGCCTCTTCGGCAGGAAGGGGAGGCGCTCCTCGGAGCCCGCTTCGGGCACGATAGGTTCTACCGGATACGACGACGGTTCCAGCAGCAGGAGGAGAGCTCAGGTGAGCACGAACGACGGGCCAGGCGTTCCGCCGGAGCAGTCCCCGGAGCGTACCTCCGTGTTCCGCGCCGACTTCCTCGCCGAGGTCGAGGGCGCCGAGACCCCCGCGAGCGAGCCGGCCGTCGCCGGTGTCGACGCGCTGCCGGCCGGGTCCGCCCTGCTGGTCGTGAAGCGCGGCCCCAACGCGGGTTCGCGC includes the following:
- a CDS encoding CDP-alcohol phosphatidyltransferase family protein; translated protein: MPHDPADRWLTIPNALSVLRLLGVPLFLYLLLGPRADGWALVVLVAAGLSDWLDGKIARWLDQMSRLGALLDPAADRLYILATLVAFVVRDIVPLWVAVVLVAREIVVGACLPLLRVRGYGPFEVSYLGKGATFNLLYAFPLLLLAQGGSTAALIARPVAYAFMTWGGALYLWSGLLYVYQAVLALRRRPGVAAGR
- the gcvH gene encoding glycine cleavage system protein GcvH — encoded protein: MIPEELKYTEEHEWVLRTGEDTVRIGITDYAQTQLGEVVFVQLPELGEQPAAGQTLGEVESTKSVSEIFAPLAGEVVARNDSLDQEPDLINSDPYGEGWIVELRLTDPAAVDDLLDAAAYQELVTTA